The proteins below are encoded in one region of Candidatus Thiodiazotropha sp. LNASS1:
- a CDS encoding response regulator: MTATGDSHNRYLLQQLPEILANIEVNWPVLPSGMWNASGVRSVLRHLNEMTRKSRQAGLVNVNKITQVIDQAINEIFQEDAQPDADEIDHLNQYLEALKAAVTASQAPSGVETAMQSYYQVIYLNHEDSVKDQITEAIQKNGWRVLSVHSVQDLRAATADEKAKAVLVDTEHLQHMGEVNQLLDELRTQKKKRPELIFLSDRCDIEIRLEALRSGATQCFSKPINIADLMLNLKQIISPDVKPHNRVLVVEDDESQAKFASTLLRKGGLETLAITDPLGVMEAVEQFQPDLILMDLYMPGANGIELTQVIRERGESLTIPIVFLSGEDDLEKKLLALHSGADDFLTKPVRPQHLLATVKTRINRAKEVFTAGRKGHIDHSTGLRNRRELLQQIDLSNQTMQKGEMAGALFSITLADREQHLSSDESEAINNLVLDVADLAGALFGKRDIIARTGGQSLGVLIHRKTAAEIEEIGSALYEQLSEALADDQATGGGHRFGVGLELIDAKQLDAYLHLTRGEAASLQAYREEHDGYLRYHEQTAGEESGEQAADEFQKQQFLNALKAGLIEFHEHKFSASHDIGKEISEQIPVPAPATDIVLISDDIYLTAERHGASNLLDKYICHNAIKMLGQAALHGNTNQLLIRLSAHAAGDETVLEYLKSELRNMQLIGTGLIIEFNLPSLASNLKQARHFLGEISAMGITTLLGNFACNETAYKVLAYLKADGIRPHISLMQTNHEKIHEIATHVHSLQAKIILPRVEKFGQISLHWSEAADYVQADYDD; the protein is encoded by the coding sequence ATGACTGCCACTGGGGACTCACACAATAGGTATCTGCTGCAACAGCTCCCTGAGATCCTCGCTAATATCGAGGTGAATTGGCCGGTGCTGCCCTCGGGTATGTGGAACGCATCAGGGGTGAGATCGGTGTTGCGCCATCTCAATGAAATGACAAGAAAGAGCCGCCAGGCGGGCCTGGTCAATGTCAATAAAATTACCCAGGTCATCGATCAGGCGATCAACGAAATCTTTCAGGAAGATGCCCAACCCGATGCAGATGAGATAGATCACCTCAATCAATATCTCGAAGCGCTGAAGGCTGCCGTAACCGCTTCCCAGGCGCCCAGCGGTGTCGAGACAGCAATGCAGTCATACTATCAAGTGATCTATCTGAATCATGAGGATAGCGTCAAGGATCAAATCACCGAAGCGATACAGAAGAATGGATGGCGTGTCTTAAGCGTCCACAGTGTTCAAGATCTGCGCGCGGCGACGGCCGATGAGAAGGCGAAGGCCGTGCTTGTCGACACAGAGCACCTACAGCACATGGGGGAGGTGAATCAACTCCTCGATGAGTTGCGTACACAGAAGAAAAAGCGGCCCGAACTGATCTTTCTCTCGGATCGGTGTGATATTGAAATCCGTCTCGAGGCCTTGCGATCGGGTGCTACCCAGTGTTTTTCAAAACCGATCAACATCGCCGATCTGATGTTGAATCTCAAGCAGATCATCTCTCCTGATGTGAAACCCCATAATCGGGTATTGGTGGTCGAGGATGATGAATCCCAGGCGAAATTCGCCAGTACACTGTTACGCAAAGGCGGTTTGGAAACCCTGGCGATTACCGATCCACTGGGCGTGATGGAAGCAGTGGAGCAGTTTCAGCCGGATCTTATCCTTATGGATCTCTACATGCCGGGTGCGAACGGGATCGAGTTGACCCAGGTGATACGCGAGAGGGGTGAATCGTTGACAATACCCATCGTCTTTCTCTCCGGAGAAGATGACTTGGAAAAGAAGTTGCTCGCTCTCCATTCGGGTGCTGATGACTTTCTGACCAAACCGGTCAGACCGCAACATCTGCTGGCTACCGTTAAAACACGCATCAACAGAGCCAAAGAGGTTTTCACGGCAGGCCGAAAGGGACACATCGATCACTCCACGGGATTGCGCAACAGAAGGGAGTTGTTGCAGCAGATCGATCTCAGCAACCAAACGATGCAAAAGGGAGAGATGGCCGGTGCACTGTTTTCCATAACCCTTGCCGACCGGGAGCAACACCTCAGCAGTGATGAGAGCGAGGCGATCAACAACCTTGTGCTGGATGTCGCCGATCTGGCCGGCGCACTGTTCGGTAAACGCGACATTATCGCCAGAACGGGGGGGCAAAGTCTGGGTGTTCTGATTCATCGCAAAACAGCAGCGGAGATCGAAGAGATCGGTTCAGCGCTCTATGAGCAACTCAGTGAAGCCCTTGCCGACGATCAGGCAACAGGAGGCGGGCATCGTTTCGGTGTCGGCCTGGAACTGATCGATGCAAAACAGCTGGACGCCTATCTTCATCTCACCAGGGGAGAGGCGGCGTCGCTGCAGGCCTATCGCGAGGAACATGACGGATATCTGCGCTATCATGAGCAGACAGCCGGCGAAGAATCCGGTGAACAGGCCGCCGATGAATTCCAGAAGCAACAGTTTCTCAATGCCCTGAAGGCGGGTCTGATAGAGTTCCATGAGCACAAATTCAGCGCATCCCACGATATAGGCAAGGAGATCAGTGAACAGATACCGGTGCCTGCGCCGGCGACCGATATCGTTTTGATCTCGGATGATATCTATTTGACCGCCGAACGTCATGGAGCGAGTAATCTGCTCGACAAATATATTTGTCATAATGCGATAAAAATGCTTGGGCAAGCTGCGCTTCATGGTAATACAAATCAATTGCTCATTCGCTTGTCCGCCCATGCGGCCGGTGACGAAACTGTTCTCGAATATTTAAAGTCCGAATTGCGCAATATGCAGTTGATAGGCACCGGTTTAATCATAGAGTTCAACCTTCCCTCACTGGCCTCAAACCTTAAGCAGGCACGTCACTTTCTCGGTGAAATCTCGGCTATGGGGATCACCACGTTGCTTGGTAATTTCGCCTGTAATGAGACCGCCTATAAAGTGTTGGCCTACCTGAAAGCCGATGGAATACGGCCACATATCTCCCTGATGCAGACAAACCATGAAAAGATCCATGAGATCGCCACTCATGTACACTCACTGCAAGCAAAGATCATTCTGCCCAGGGTGGAGAAATTCGGTCAGATCAGTTTGCACTGGTCCGAGGCGGCGGATTATGTTCAGGCCGATTATGATGATTGA
- a CDS encoding GTPase — protein sequence MTEQQVPTSQKRILRLLLLVALLFLLLLALLIMLQLTESALSVWQMLEQLSPALLVVYAIGLFGFALLVSILSWLLLRPVKRKPAEQVLGASLPQDRETLTEALQQADTQGIDTAGARQELRELDRRAAQMTLYVVFFGAVSAGKSALIKVIAGAEDIEVDPRAGTTRRIAHYEYAEGEGVNLQLTDAPGILDTDPEHVKMAREEARRAHLVIYVCDGELTRDQHRELEALKALERPLIVALNKQDRYSEEDLKAILARLRERLPEIEVIPVQAGGKEQVTRIDDSGKEWHELRDREAKIGELMSAIKLRIESEGERLDARRDESLVRLGAEKLHLATQTHRRQEGEKLVRQYTGKAMVGAMAAISPGTDVLIQGYLGMQMVKALTSLYEVKAREVDVEHFIDLASQNVGKRMTLLLAMTGNVLKAFPGVGTVTGGLIHAVAYGLIFEGLGKAVVKTLQENGTLKTVQALDYFEEALSGDLESRAKYFARLAVEEFRKKE from the coding sequence ATGACAGAGCAGCAGGTTCCCACTTCACAAAAGCGCATATTACGTCTGCTGCTGTTGGTGGCGTTACTGTTTCTTTTGCTGCTGGCGTTGTTGATCATGCTGCAGCTAACCGAATCGGCGCTCAGTGTGTGGCAGATGCTCGAACAACTCTCTCCCGCCTTGTTGGTGGTCTACGCCATCGGTCTGTTCGGTTTCGCGCTACTGGTCTCGATCCTGAGTTGGCTGCTTCTGCGACCGGTAAAACGCAAACCTGCAGAGCAAGTGTTGGGGGCTTCACTGCCGCAGGATCGGGAGACTCTGACCGAAGCGCTGCAGCAAGCGGATACCCAGGGGATAGATACGGCCGGGGCGCGTCAAGAGTTGCGGGAGCTCGACCGGCGGGCGGCGCAAATGACGCTCTATGTGGTTTTTTTCGGTGCCGTATCCGCGGGCAAGAGTGCGCTTATCAAAGTAATTGCAGGTGCCGAGGATATTGAAGTCGATCCTCGCGCCGGCACTACCCGGCGTATCGCCCACTATGAGTATGCCGAAGGCGAGGGTGTCAACCTGCAACTGACCGATGCCCCGGGTATCCTCGACACCGATCCTGAGCATGTGAAGATGGCCCGCGAGGAGGCCAGGCGCGCCCATCTGGTGATCTATGTCTGTGACGGGGAGCTGACCCGTGATCAACATCGGGAGCTGGAGGCACTCAAGGCCCTCGAACGGCCGCTGATCGTGGCCTTGAACAAACAGGACCGCTATAGCGAGGAGGATCTCAAGGCCATTCTCGCCAGGCTTCGAGAACGGTTGCCGGAAATTGAAGTCATACCGGTTCAGGCGGGGGGGAAAGAGCAGGTAACGCGTATCGACGATTCCGGCAAGGAGTGGCACGAGCTGCGTGACAGGGAAGCAAAGATCGGGGAATTGATGAGTGCGATCAAGCTTCGAATCGAAAGCGAGGGGGAGCGGCTCGATGCACGGCGGGATGAGAGTCTGGTGCGGTTGGGCGCCGAGAAGCTCCACCTGGCGACTCAGACCCATCGTCGTCAGGAAGGCGAGAAGCTGGTGCGACAGTACACCGGCAAGGCGATGGTGGGCGCCATGGCGGCGATCAGCCCCGGTACCGATGTCCTGATACAGGGCTATCTGGGGATGCAGATGGTGAAGGCCCTCACCTCCCTGTATGAGGTGAAGGCCCGCGAGGTCGACGTTGAACACTTTATTGACCTGGCCAGTCAGAATGTGGGCAAACGCATGACCTTGCTGTTGGCCATGACCGGCAATGTATTGAAGGCGTTTCCCGGTGTGGGAACAGTGACGGGAGGTTTGATTCATGCCGTTGCCTATGGCTTGATATTCGAAGGTTTGGGCAAGGCGGTGGTAAAGACCCTACAGGAGAATGGAACGCTCAAGACCGTTCAGGCGTTGGACTATTTCGAGGAGGCACTGAGTGGAGATCTGGAAAGCCGTGCAAAATATTTTGCCCGGCTGGCTGTGGAAGAGTTCAGAAAAAAAGAGTGA
- a CDS encoding YcjF family protein produces the protein MEIWKAVQNILPGWLWKSSEKKSEPGKGEHDEDHLHLARENLRELLEDERLPNSVRDSLKDDFMQVEAMLDKLEHGHLHIAVFGRVSVGKSALLNALLGEERFTVSALHGETRHSDMAPWQEVEAGGVFLIDTPGINEISGEERERMAEDVAGRADLVLFVLDGDLTQTELQAIRSLHQRNRPILVVLNKSDRYTAEELELLLSSLQEKLLDVVAAPYIVPAAAHPAERIYLQTDEQGREREVRKRPLPDVTQLAGSLWQLVEREGMVLSALNASLFAGELSDEVAGRIVKVRQDVAERVIRGYCLGKGVAVALNPIPVADLVAALALDASMVMHLARVYGMSVSRGEAGELIKTIGAQMALLMATVWTVNVAASALKAGSAGLSTLVTAAAQGAMGYYTTYIVGKATQRYFAQGRSWGSGGPKTIVQQILESVDKDSILQQAKEDIRQRLRA, from the coding sequence GTGGAGATCTGGAAAGCCGTGCAAAATATTTTGCCCGGCTGGCTGTGGAAGAGTTCAGAAAAAAAGAGTGAACCCGGTAAAGGGGAGCATGACGAAGACCATCTCCATCTGGCGAGGGAGAACCTGCGCGAGCTGCTCGAGGATGAGCGCCTGCCGAATAGTGTCCGTGACAGTCTGAAAGACGACTTCATGCAGGTCGAGGCGATGCTCGACAAGCTGGAGCATGGCCATCTGCATATTGCGGTCTTCGGCCGGGTCAGTGTCGGCAAGTCGGCACTGCTGAATGCCCTGCTGGGGGAGGAGCGGTTTACCGTCAGCGCCCTGCACGGTGAGACACGTCACAGCGATATGGCGCCCTGGCAGGAGGTTGAGGCCGGTGGGGTCTTTCTGATCGATACCCCCGGGATCAACGAGATCAGTGGCGAGGAGCGCGAGCGGATGGCGGAGGATGTGGCGGGCCGCGCCGATCTGGTGCTGTTCGTATTGGATGGCGACCTGACACAAACCGAGTTGCAGGCCATTCGATCCCTGCATCAGCGTAATCGTCCGATCCTTGTGGTGCTCAACAAGTCTGATCGCTATACCGCTGAAGAGCTGGAGCTTCTGCTCTCCAGCCTGCAGGAAAAGCTATTGGATGTGGTCGCTGCTCCCTATATCGTGCCTGCCGCGGCACACCCCGCAGAGCGGATATATCTGCAAACGGACGAGCAGGGTCGAGAGCGGGAGGTCCGCAAACGCCCACTGCCCGATGTAACACAACTGGCCGGCAGTCTCTGGCAGCTGGTCGAGCGGGAGGGAATGGTGCTCTCCGCCCTGAATGCCAGCCTGTTCGCCGGTGAACTCAGCGATGAGGTTGCAGGCCGTATCGTGAAGGTGCGCCAGGATGTGGCAGAGCGGGTGATACGGGGCTACTGTCTCGGCAAGGGGGTGGCGGTAGCGCTGAATCCGATACCGGTGGCCGATCTGGTGGCGGCCCTGGCCCTAGACGCTTCGATGGTCATGCACCTGGCCCGCGTCTATGGGATGTCGGTTTCCAGGGGAGAGGCGGGGGAACTGATAAAAACCATCGGTGCCCAGATGGCGCTGCTGATGGCCACCGTGTGGACGGTGAATGTGGCCGCCAGCGCGCTCAAGGCGGGCAGTGCCGGCCTCTCGACCCTGGTTACTGCGGCGGCCCAGGGGGCGATGGGTTACTACACCACCTATATCGTCGGAAAGGCAACCCAGCGCTACTTTGCCCAGGGGCGCTCCTGGGGGAGCGGTGGGCCGAAGACGATCGTGCAACAGATCCTGGAGTCCGTGGATAAAGACTCCATCCTGCAACAGGCGAAAGAAGACATTCGACAGAGATTGCGGGCCTAG
- a CDS encoding DUF2461 domain-containing protein, with product MNRFKGFPPQTLPFLEALAQNNDRAWFADNKQQYESAVREPALAFIEEMAPKLNGISNQFRAIAKKTGGSLMRVYRDTRFSKDKTPYKTNIGIQFRHSLGKDVHAPGFYLHIEPGNCFLGAGIWHPDPKTLGKIRNFITDNPAAWQATLREKPFRKHFQLVGDSLIRPPRGYPADHPLIEDLKRKDFIALKAFDGNEIDKPSFCNFVTRGFKQTDALMRYLCAAVEVNY from the coding sequence ATGAATAGGTTCAAGGGTTTCCCGCCACAGACACTCCCTTTTCTTGAAGCACTGGCACAGAATAACGATCGCGCATGGTTCGCTGACAACAAACAGCAATATGAATCTGCCGTCAGGGAACCGGCACTCGCATTTATTGAGGAGATGGCGCCAAAACTGAATGGCATCTCAAACCAGTTTCGTGCCATTGCCAAAAAAACCGGTGGTTCTTTGATGCGTGTCTATCGTGATACCCGCTTCTCCAAGGACAAGACACCCTATAAAACCAATATCGGCATTCAATTCAGACATAGTCTGGGTAAGGACGTGCATGCTCCGGGTTTCTATCTTCATATAGAACCAGGCAACTGTTTTCTCGGCGCCGGCATATGGCATCCCGATCCCAAGACACTGGGAAAAATCAGAAACTTTATTACGGACAATCCTGCTGCCTGGCAGGCTACACTACGTGAGAAACCATTCCGCAAACACTTTCAACTCGTGGGTGATAGCTTGATCAGGCCCCCGAGAGGCTACCCTGCCGACCATCCCCTGATAGAGGATCTAAAACGCAAAGACTTCATCGCGCTCAAGGCATTTGACGGTAATGAGATTGACAAACCATCGTTCTGTAATTTCGTTACCCGGGGTTTCAAGCAGACCGATGCGCTGATGCGCTATCTCTGCGCTGCGGTCGAGGTCAACTACTGA
- a CDS encoding cation:proton antiporter, translating to MHLDTFLFSALLLLIATSVAVALFKHLGLGSVLGLLVAGIVVGPYSPGPYVTEHVEDVRHFTELGVVLLLFIIGLEMRPRRLWAMRREVFGLGMLQIILTGLILALYFFYQWQSSWLLSLLIGLSFALSSTAFVIQILQERGEIASRHGMTAFSILLMQDLAIVPLLALVPIFSETGGVSAEIPAWQQLMIEIGMIAMVVVVGRYVLPIALNQLAKQGNREGFLLVVMLAVFLAAWVMDQVGLSMALGAFVMGMLLSGSSYRLQIQAFVEPYKGLLMSLFFVAVGMSIDFNAISQELVVFVQHILVIVSIKLLVLFLLVLGFGYSKQIAIRVSFFLAQGGEFGFVLFAAAKALNVIDEGTFVIAVGVISVSMLLTPILIRVSDRLAQRMDSVTTKTDHLRYPSDKGVEGRRVIIGGYGRVGHTVAVLLHSSGVPVVVFDTHPDRVAQGKKDGLPVYYGDISDPDLLDAANVGSASLVVLTIDSGTIALRTISHVRNAYPHIPVVSRARDLEACGHLLSAGASHAFPEALESSLRLGAIALQMVDVPKDDVDMLLQGVRQDNYTLVVSEEDKVRKK from the coding sequence ATGCATCTCGATACATTTCTGTTTTCAGCTTTACTATTGTTGATCGCAACATCGGTTGCCGTGGCCTTGTTCAAGCATTTGGGGTTGGGGTCTGTTTTGGGATTGCTCGTGGCCGGTATAGTTGTCGGTCCCTATTCTCCCGGTCCCTATGTGACGGAACATGTCGAGGATGTCAGGCATTTCACCGAACTGGGCGTGGTACTGCTGCTGTTCATCATCGGCCTGGAGATGAGGCCGCGGCGCTTGTGGGCCATGCGCCGTGAAGTTTTCGGCCTGGGGATGCTGCAGATTATCCTGACAGGCCTGATTTTGGCGCTCTATTTTTTTTATCAATGGCAATCCTCCTGGTTACTCTCCCTGTTGATAGGGCTTTCCTTTGCGCTATCGTCGACTGCCTTTGTGATCCAGATCCTGCAGGAGCGGGGCGAGATCGCCAGCCGGCACGGCATGACCGCCTTTTCAATCCTTTTGATGCAGGATCTTGCTATCGTGCCGCTGTTGGCGCTGGTGCCTATCTTTTCCGAGACGGGGGGTGTCTCCGCCGAAATCCCTGCCTGGCAACAGTTGATGATCGAGATCGGCATGATTGCCATGGTGGTGGTTGTAGGTCGTTATGTGCTGCCAATAGCACTCAACCAGTTGGCGAAACAAGGCAATAGGGAAGGATTCCTCTTGGTCGTCATGCTGGCGGTTTTCCTGGCTGCCTGGGTCATGGATCAGGTGGGTCTCTCCATGGCTCTGGGCGCCTTCGTCATGGGTATGTTGCTATCGGGGTCGAGTTATCGTTTGCAGATACAGGCATTCGTTGAACCTTATAAAGGTTTGTTGATGAGTCTGTTTTTTGTCGCCGTGGGTATGTCGATCGACTTCAATGCCATCTCGCAAGAGTTGGTGGTCTTTGTTCAACATATTCTGGTCATAGTGTCGATCAAGCTGCTTGTACTGTTTCTGCTTGTCCTTGGCTTCGGCTATTCCAAGCAAATAGCGATTCGGGTCAGTTTCTTTCTCGCGCAAGGGGGTGAGTTCGGTTTCGTTCTGTTTGCGGCAGCAAAAGCACTGAATGTGATCGATGAGGGCACATTCGTAATTGCCGTGGGTGTGATTTCAGTCAGTATGTTGCTGACCCCGATACTGATACGTGTCAGCGATCGATTGGCACAGCGAATGGATAGTGTCACGACCAAAACCGATCATCTGCGTTATCCATCGGATAAGGGGGTGGAGGGCCGGCGGGTGATTATCGGCGGCTACGGACGAGTGGGACATACGGTGGCGGTATTGCTGCATTCCAGCGGTGTGCCGGTTGTCGTCTTTGATACTCATCCCGACCGTGTCGCCCAGGGCAAGAAGGATGGCCTTCCGGTCTACTACGGAGATATCAGCGATCCCGATCTGCTCGACGCCGCCAATGTGGGGAGTGCCTCTTTGGTTGTTTTGACAATCGACAGCGGGACTATTGCCTTACGTACCATCTCCCATGTGCGCAACGCATATCCACACATCCCGGTAGTCTCAAGGGCGCGCGACCTCGAGGCTTGCGGTCATCTGCTCAGCGCAGGTGCAAGCCACGCCTTTCCTGAAGCGCTGGAGAGCAGTCTGCGTCTGGGTGCCATAGCATTGCAGATGGTCGATGTACCGAAGGATGATGTCGATATGCTGCTTCAGGGAGTGAGGCAGGACAACTATACCTTGGTGGTGTCGGAGGAAGATAAGGTGCGGAAAAAATAG
- a CDS encoding YciK family oxidoreductase: MQDYNPDKNILKERIILITGAGSGIGQAAAKKFAEHGATVVLLGRNERRLEETYDQIDAAGWSTPALIPFDLEKAPKEDYYALGESLYQEFGQLNGLLHNAAKLALLSRIDDFDPETWNSVIQVNLNAAFLLTQACLPLLRKAEDASILFTSDQVGRKGRAYWGAYGVSKFAVEGLMQTLADELENSQIRVNSIAPGPTQTSLRAWAYPGEDPTTLPQPDHIMSNYLYLMGPDSKAIHGQALSAPAETQADISST; encoded by the coding sequence ATGCAAGACTACAATCCTGATAAAAATATCCTCAAGGAACGCATTATTCTGATAACCGGCGCCGGTAGCGGTATCGGTCAGGCAGCAGCTAAAAAATTTGCTGAACATGGCGCGACTGTTGTGCTGCTGGGACGCAACGAACGCAGACTGGAAGAGACCTACGACCAGATTGATGCCGCCGGATGGTCGACACCGGCACTGATTCCCTTCGATCTGGAGAAGGCGCCGAAAGAGGATTACTATGCCCTGGGGGAGAGCCTCTATCAGGAGTTCGGTCAACTGAATGGCCTGCTACACAATGCAGCCAAACTTGCACTGTTGAGCCGAATCGACGATTTCGATCCAGAGACATGGAACAGTGTCATCCAGGTCAATTTGAACGCGGCCTTTCTGCTGACCCAGGCCTGCCTGCCCCTGCTGCGTAAGGCGGAAGACGCCTCCATCCTGTTCACATCCGACCAGGTGGGTCGAAAAGGCAGGGCCTATTGGGGTGCCTACGGGGTATCCAAATTCGCCGTCGAAGGATTGATGCAGACACTTGCCGATGAGTTGGAAAACAGTCAGATACGCGTCAACAGCATTGCCCCTGGCCCGACGCAGACCTCATTGCGCGCCTGGGCCTATCCCGGGGAGGATCCCACTACCCTGCCGCAGCCCGACCATATCATGAGCAACTATCTCTATCTGATGGGTCCGGACAGCAAGGCTATACATGGTCAAGCGTTGTCAGCACCTGCGGAGACACAGGCTGATATCAGCTCGACCTGA
- a CDS encoding HAD family hydrolase → MTIKCVLFDLDGTFADTAADLHFALNRVLAQVGREEISFEKVRPAVSHGSRAMLKVAFDIEPDDPGYIELQQQFLHTYADNIAEFTKPFDGMESLIDELEARGIYWGIVTNKPAWLTDALMQQLGLSQRASAIVSGDTTSHAKPHPEPILYACQKTGIDPAQALYVGDAIRDIEAGRNAGTKTLVALFGYLDENDNPLAWQADGQIKHPLEILDWL, encoded by the coding sequence ATGACAATCAAGTGTGTCCTGTTCGATCTTGACGGCACCTTCGCCGACACCGCCGCAGATCTCCATTTCGCATTGAATCGTGTGCTTGCCCAGGTTGGCCGGGAAGAGATTTCATTCGAAAAGGTACGCCCTGCCGTATCTCACGGCAGCCGGGCTATGTTGAAGGTGGCATTTGACATTGAACCTGATGATCCCGGTTACATTGAACTGCAGCAGCAGTTTCTGCATACCTATGCCGATAATATTGCAGAATTCACCAAACCATTCGACGGCATGGAGAGTTTGATCGACGAACTCGAGGCACGTGGAATCTACTGGGGCATTGTTACCAATAAACCCGCTTGGCTGACAGATGCCTTGATGCAACAACTCGGCTTGAGTCAGCGCGCCAGTGCCATCGTCAGCGGTGATACCACCTCCCACGCAAAACCACATCCGGAACCTATCCTATATGCCTGCCAAAAGACGGGTATAGATCCGGCTCAGGCCCTCTATGTCGGTGACGCTATACGGGATATCGAGGCAGGCCGCAATGCAGGCACCAAGACCCTGGTCGCACTGTTCGGCTATCTGGACGAAAACGACAATCCCCTTGCATGGCAGGCGGATGGTCAGATCAAGCATCCGCTGGAGATACTCGACTGGCTGTGA
- the ubiG gene encoding bifunctional 2-polyprenyl-6-hydroxyphenol methylase/3-demethylubiquinol 3-O-methyltransferase UbiG, whose translation MSTEQINVDHAEVSKFEELASRWWDPNSEFKPLHEINPLRLEYIRRLAPLEGKRVLDVGCGGGILSESMAACGAQVTGIDMGEAPLQVARLHLLESGLEINYERIPVERLAEEQPEHYDIITCMEMLEHVPDPASVVNACAQLVKPGGKLFFSTINRNPKSYMFAIVGAEYVLKLLPKGTHDYTKFIRPSELNSWLRKADLTTNGMTGMGYNPLTQIYRLTGDVDVNYLVAATREA comes from the coding sequence ATGAGCACTGAACAGATCAACGTTGACCATGCAGAGGTCAGCAAGTTTGAAGAGCTGGCGTCCCGCTGGTGGGATCCGAACAGTGAGTTCAAACCCCTGCACGAGATCAATCCGCTACGCCTGGAATATATCCGGCGCCTCGCCCCTTTAGAGGGTAAACGGGTGCTCGATGTGGGCTGCGGCGGTGGAATCCTGTCCGAAAGCATGGCCGCCTGCGGAGCTCAGGTAACCGGCATCGACATGGGTGAGGCCCCGCTGCAGGTTGCCAGGTTGCATCTGTTGGAGTCAGGGTTGGAGATCAACTACGAACGCATCCCGGTCGAGCGCCTGGCGGAAGAGCAGCCGGAACACTACGATATAATCACTTGCATGGAGATGCTGGAACATGTACCCGATCCAGCCTCGGTGGTGAATGCCTGCGCCCAACTGGTCAAGCCAGGAGGCAAGCTGTTTTTCTCCACCATCAATCGCAACCCGAAATCCTATATGTTTGCCATCGTAGGCGCCGAGTATGTGTTGAAACTGTTACCCAAGGGGACACATGATTATACCAAGTTCATCCGTCCTTCCGAACTCAATAGCTGGCTGCGGAAGGCCGACCTGACCACCAACGGTATGACCGGAATGGGTTACAACCCCCTCACTCAGATCTACAGATTGACTGGTGATGTGGATGTCAACTATCTGGTTGCCGCCACCAGAGAAGCGTGA